In the Campylobacter concisus ATCC 51562 genome, one interval contains:
- a CDS encoding MacB family efflux pump subunit produces the protein MISLKNITKSFKLGDNEIEILHGINLEIKKGEFIAIIGQSGSGKSTLMNILGCLDSPSGGQYLLDGKDISKFDSDALAKLRRDKFGFIFQRYNLLSTMNALENVALPSIYAGANKNDREKRGMEILDSLGLSEKAKNLPNKLSGGQQQRVSIARALMNGGEIILADEPTGALDSKSGLRVMEILVDLYKKGHTIIIVTHDPKIAEYASRVIEIKDGNIVNDNVKSSEIYEATKQTQPEKSKFTYYKDQLIESFKMSVNAMLAHKLRSLLTMLGIIIGITAVISVVALGKGSQEQILAGIRKIGTNTIDIMPGKGFGDMLSGRVKTLSISDANMLSKQSFLDSVTPNTSTSGVLTYENISLTATLKGGGVGSFDVNGLKLEKGRIYDDEEVLNSDSVTLIDQNTKNSIFKNEDPIGKIILFNKKPLRIIGVLQKDEFKIGDASSLKIYAPYTTVINKITGDKFISSITVKVNESVNAQIAEKSLTDLLTIKHGKKDFFTRNSDSIKQTIEETISTMRLLISSIAVVSLVVGGIGVMNIMLVSVTERTKEIGIKMAIGARQSNILQQFLIEAVLLCLIGGAIGIAFSYAIGYIFNNFLDGFSMIFSNGSIVLALVTSMAIGIIFGYMPAKNASKLNPIDALSRE, from the coding sequence GTGATAAGCCTAAAAAATATCACAAAAAGCTTTAAGCTTGGCGATAATGAGATAGAAATTCTTCATGGCATAAATTTAGAGATAAAAAAGGGTGAATTTATAGCCATTATCGGTCAGTCTGGCTCTGGTAAATCAACTCTGATGAACATCCTTGGCTGCTTAGATAGCCCAAGTGGCGGGCAGTACTTGTTAGATGGCAAAGATATATCAAAATTTGATAGCGACGCACTTGCTAAGCTTAGGCGAGATAAATTTGGCTTTATCTTTCAAAGATATAACCTTCTTAGCACAATGAATGCTCTTGAAAACGTCGCACTTCCTAGCATCTACGCAGGAGCAAATAAGAACGACCGAGAAAAAAGAGGTATGGAGATCTTAGACTCACTTGGCCTTAGCGAAAAAGCAAAAAATTTACCAAATAAACTCTCAGGCGGACAACAGCAAAGGGTCTCCATAGCAAGGGCACTGATGAATGGTGGCGAGATCATCTTGGCTGATGAGCCAACAGGCGCGCTTGATAGTAAAAGTGGTCTAAGGGTGATGGAAATTTTAGTGGATCTTTATAAAAAAGGTCACACCATCATCATCGTCACGCACGATCCAAAGATCGCCGAATACGCGAGTCGTGTGATCGAGATAAAAGATGGCAATATCGTAAACGATAATGTAAAAAGTAGCGAAATTTACGAGGCGACAAAGCAAACTCAGCCAGAGAAAAGCAAATTTACCTACTATAAAGATCAGCTAATTGAAAGTTTTAAAATGTCGGTAAATGCGATGCTGGCTCATAAATTAAGATCGCTTTTAACGATGCTTGGCATTATAATTGGCATCACGGCGGTCATTAGCGTCGTAGCTCTTGGTAAAGGCTCACAGGAGCAAATTTTAGCTGGCATCAGAAAGATCGGCACAAATACGATCGACATAATGCCGGGGAAAGGCTTTGGCGATATGCTCTCGGGCAGGGTAAAAACGCTCTCTATAAGTGACGCAAATATGCTCTCAAAGCAGTCGTTTCTTGACTCAGTCACTCCAAACACAAGTACTTCAGGCGTACTAACGTATGAAAATATCTCCTTAACAGCGACGCTAAAAGGCGGTGGAGTAGGGAGCTTTGACGTAAATGGACTAAAACTAGAAAAGGGAAGAATTTACGATGATGAGGAGGTTTTAAACTCAGATTCTGTCACATTAATAGACCAAAACACCAAAAACAGTATATTTAAAAACGAAGACCCTATCGGTAAGATCATACTTTTTAATAAAAAGCCACTTCGCATTATAGGTGTTTTACAAAAAGATGAGTTTAAAATCGGCGATGCTAGCTCACTTAAAATTTATGCTCCATATACGACTGTGATAAACAAGATAACGGGCGATAAATTTATTAGCTCAATAACCGTAAAAGTAAATGAAAGCGTAAATGCTCAAATCGCAGAAAAGAGCCTAACCGATCTTTTAACGATAAAACACGGCAAAAAAGACTTCTTTACAAGGAATTCTGATAGCATCAAGCAAACTATCGAAGAGACCATCTCGACGATGCGCCTTCTAATATCAAGTATCGCCGTAGTTTCACTAGTAGTTGGTGGCATAGGCGTGATGAATATCATGCTAGTCTCAGTTACAGAGCGCACCAAAGAGATAGGCATCAAAATGGCAATCGGAGCTAGGCAAAGCAACATCTTGCAGCAGTTTTTGATAGAGGCGGTGCTACTTTGCTTAATTGGCGGAGCTATTGGTATAGCCTTTTCTTACGCGATCGGCTACATATTTAACAACTTTTTAGATGGCTTTAGCATGATCTTTTCAAATGGCTCGATCGTGCTTGCGCTTGTTACATCGATGGCCATTGGCATCATCTTTGGCTACATGCCCGCCAAAAATGCCTCAAAACTAAATCCAATAGATGCGCTTTCAAGGGAGTAA